From Rutidosis leptorrhynchoides isolate AG116_Rl617_1_P2 unplaced genomic scaffold, CSIRO_AGI_Rlap_v1 contig150, whole genome shotgun sequence, the proteins below share one genomic window:
- the LOC139881406 gene encoding MND1-interacting protein 1-like yields MNTDSNGGVAASGLIGNLENSKIEFTDLRDLLEYWLTGMVHLFHGGWGFGNDGNSEFLVNDGLSYSSDLQRDNYSLEVAKQEKKSWKKLIAFEKERIKLLEEIADEKQKSKELQRSIACVQQRGKESEKVKQIGFGCEEWKEEIIAILERQIKDLQKEVKERKDWTRKKALHAVKKFTGDSAELDTLWMERNHQFVITENDKNLDKSTMKRLVDIERDLNTSFAEAVQAEKISTQLEKEKGEIRAELEAANLNARVWDSVSLELVKAEKKAMALEKLTTKLQEEISNLKEKTKELEYSLACAREAEKEAVLKWREAVAATKEVKFEPQDERRAKKKSELDKKLQIHCLKAEIDLKFRCYRDDIRRLEEESSRLLAAPGLADNKLHKKLSESSSSSSETMKIRACMICMNEEATVLFLPCAHMALCFNCNEIYGMGKKKKGGAPCPRCRVPIEERIHTFY; encoded by the exons ATGAATACTGATAGCAATGGCGGTGTTGCTGCTTCTGGCTTAATTGGAAACTTGGAGAATTCCAAAATCGAATTTACTGATTTGAGGGATTTACTGGAATATTGGCTCACTGGTATGGTGCATCT GTTTCATGGTGGTTGGGGGTTTGGAAATGATGGGAATTCTGAGTTTCTGGTCAATGACGGTTTATCTTATAGTTCGGATTTGCAAAGGGATAATTA TTCTCTAGAAGTTGCAAAGCAGGAGAAGAAGAGCTGGAAGAAGCTTATTGCTTTTGAGAAAGAGAGAATCAAGTTGCTAGAGGAGATTGCTGATGAGAAACAGAAGAGTAAAGAGTTGCAACGTTCTATAGCTTGTGTTCAACAGCGGGGAAAGGAATCTGAG AAAGTTAAGCAAATAGGATTTGGATGTGAAGAGTGGAAGGAAGAGATCATAGCAATTCTCGAACGTCAGATTAAGGATCTTCAAAAAGAAGTGAAGGAACGAAAAGACTGGACGCGGAAAAAGGCATTGCACGCTGTGAAAAAATTCACCGGTGATTCGGCAGAGCTAGATACATTATGGATGGAAAGGAATCACCAGTTTGTTATAACTGAAAATGACAAGAATCTTGACAAATCAACCATGAAGAGGCTTGTTGATATTGAGAGAGATTTAAATACATCTTTCGCTGAAGCTGTCCAAGCAGAAAAAATTTCCACACAACTGGAGAAGGAGAAAGGTGAGATCAGAGCTGAGTTGGAAGCTGCAAACTTAAATGCTAGGGTATGGGATTCAGTATCTCTGGAGCTTGTTAAGGCAGAAAAGAAGGCGATGGCTCTGGAGAAACTGACAACGAAGCTGCAAGAAGAGATTTCTAATCTGAAGGAGAAGACGAAAGAGCTGGAATATAGTTTAGCCTGTGCCCGAGAGGCTGAAAAGGAAGCTGTG TTAAAATGGAGGGAGGCAGTGGCAGCTACAAAGGAGGTAAAGTTCGAACCCCAGGACGAACGCCGTGCCAAGAAAAAATCGGAGCTTGACAAGAAATTGCAGATTCACTGTTTGAAAGCGGAGATCGATCTGAAGTTTCGCTGCTACAGGGATGACATCCGACGACTTGAAGAAGAGAGCTCGCGTCTGCTAGCTGCCCCAGGCTTGGCTGATAATAAATTGCATAAGAAGCTGTCagaatcttcttcttcttcatctgagaCGATGAAAATCAGGGCATGTATGATTTGCATGAACGAAGAAGCTACAGTCTTGTTCCTTCCATGTGCTCACATGGCTCTCTGCTTTAATTGCAATGAAATCTATGGTATGGGAAAGAAGAAGAAGGGTGGAGCACCTTGTCCTCGCTGTCGTGTCCCTATTGAGGAGCGTATCCATACTTTCTATTAA
- the LOC139881407 gene encoding MND1-interacting protein 1-like, translating into MVPLLRISSSCIWGFQDMGRSKKEKRNQNARSTKRSNSGQPAKPNSGGASSCMAAAKPSPESEEPVPMYEGYPVPLDEVLKQRDDNIEEDLQDRLVEKLEILYKEALRRIVELGYDKDVALKAILKSGYRYCELRKIVWNVVNDSVAYLNGKEIGGRSSIRLEFADLRELMEHVLNSMVHKVRQARPYLNKGDAMFCLLRCDLNVNVASTMELPSFFQTANDTESSDEQEKVGDDNNAGLVPGSSDSRPSDEDCVNSLLSKIQDLSIDQQIEFGPEEVRDEIIAGYERLIKDLEKQVKERIDWAQKKALQAAKKLTDDSIELKTLRMEKEDDQFVINENDMNLDESTMKRLADVERELHSSDAEAVQADEIFSQLLKEKAEIKAEMEAVNLSAREWDSASLELEKSEKKAEKKAMAEEKQTIKLQEEIANVKEKRKELENSIASVLQAEKEASLKWSQEVAAAKEAKFTIQNERRARKESELDKKLMIDFLKAEIDLKFKRAKDDIKRLEEERSRLLASPDLPDNKFHMQLTESSSSETISDIRECMICMNEEATVLFLPCAHMALCFHCNEIYGMGKKKGAPACPCCGVPIEERIHTFY; encoded by the exons ATGGTTCCTTTACTTCGAATTAGTTCATCATGCATATGGG GATTTCAAGATATGGGTCGTTCTAAGAAAGAAAAGAGGAATCAGAATGCTCGGTCGACGAAGAGAAGTAATTCTGGCCAGCCTGCAAAACCGAATTCCGGAGGAGCTTCTTCTTGCATGGCGGCCGCCAAACCCTCGCCAGAATCGGAGGAACCCGTCCCGATGTATGAAGGGTATCCGGTTCCACTTGATGAAGTACTTAAACAGCGTGATGATAACATTGAGGAAGACTTACAAGACAGGCTAGTTGAAAAACTCGAGATTTTGTACAAAGAAGCTTTAAGAAGGATTGTGGAATTAGGTTATGATAAGGATGTGGCTCTAAAAGCTATACTGAAAAGTGGGTATCGCTATTGCGAGCTCCGTAAAATAGTGTGGAACGTCGTGAATGATTCGGTGGCTTATTTGAATGGTAAAGAAATCGGTGGCCGTAGTAGTATTAGACTTGAATTTGCTGATTTGAGGGAGTTAATGGAGCATGTGCTCAATTCTATGGTGCATAAAGTAAGACAAGCTAGGCCATACTTGAATAAAGGAGATGCCATGTTTTGCTTGCTTCGTTGTGATCTTAATGTGAATGTTGCGAGTACAATGGAACTTCCATCGTTTTTTCAAACAGCGAATGATACAGAATCGAGTGATGAACAGGAGAAAGTTGGAGATGATAACAATGCTGGTTTAGTACCTGGTAGTTCAGATTCACGGCCAAGTGATGAAGATTGTGTAAATTCATTGTTAAGCAAAATTCAAGACCTGAGCATCGATCAGCAAATAGAATTTGGACCTGAAGAAGTGAGGGATGAGATCATTGCAGGTTACGAACGTCTGATTAAGGATCTTGAAAAACAAGTGAAGGAACGAATAGACTGGGCGCAGAAAAAGGCATTGCAGGCTGCGAAAAAGCTCACCGATGATTCAATAGAGCTTAAAACATTAAGGATGGAGAAAGAGGATGATCAGTTTGTTATAAATGAAAATGACATGAATCTTGACGAATCAACCATGAAGAGACTTGCTGATGTGGAGAGAGAGTTACATTCATCTGATGCTGAAGCGGTCCAAGCAGATGAAATTTTTTCACAATTGTTGAAGGAGAAGGCTGAGATCAAAGCCGAGATGGAAGCTGTAAACTTAAGCGCTAGGGAATGGGATTCAGCATCTCTGGAGCTTGAAAAGTCGGAGAAGAAGGCTGAGAAGAAAGCTATGGCTGAGGAGAAACAGACAATTAAGCTGCAAGAGGAGATTGCCAATGTGAAAGAGAAGAGGAAAGAGCTTGAAAATAGTATAGCTTCTGTCCTACAGGCGGAAAAGGAAGCTTCG TTAAAATGGAGCCAGGAAGTGGCTGCTGCGAAGGAGGCAAAGTTTACAATTCAGAACGAACGCCGTGCCAGGAAAGAATCGGAGCTTGACAAGAAACTAATGATAGATTTTTTGAAAGCAGAGATAGATTTGAAGTTCAAACGCGCCAAGGATGACATCAAACGACTAGAAGAAGAGCGCTCTCGTCTGCTAGCTTCTCCAGACTTGCCTGATAATAAATTTCATATGCAGCTGACAGAATCTTCTTCTTCTGAGACGATATCGGATATCAGGGAATGTATGATTTGCATGAATGAAGAAGCTACAGTCTTGTTCCTTCCATGTGCTCACATGGCACTCTGTTTCCATTGTAATGAAATATATGGAATGGGAAAGAAGAAGGGTGCACCAGCTTGTCCTTGCTGTGGCGTCCCTATCGAGGAGCGTATCCATACTTTCTACTAG
- the LOC139881408 gene encoding LOW QUALITY PROTEIN: protein phosphatase EYA-like (The sequence of the model RefSeq protein was modified relative to this genomic sequence to represent the inferred CDS: inserted 1 base in 1 codon), translated as MDDNSTVADSKNDNASSSKDVDVVKKTLYMWDMDETLILLKSLLHGTYAKALNGTKNAREGEEIGKIWENHILQLCDDLFFYEQVENCNQPFLDSLRQYDDRQDLSDYDFVQDGFTTPSDDLGKKKLAYRLRAIANKYEQVGCVSCLTKETISRFDDLYDMTDKYKDVRLASGRAFLEQCSVGLDCTNSSLGGLRDTINVESRHINVLVTSGSLIPSLAKCFXLDGLITHENVYSSWDVGKPQCFQWIKERFSGENVRFCIIGDGWEECAAAEVMQWPFVKIDLQPDSPYRFPGLTLKTIGYYISAVYGNNDDIDES; from the exons ATGGATGACAATTCAACTGTAGCTGATTCGAAGAATGATAATGCTTCCTCTAGCAAAGATGTGGATGTGGTGAAAAAAACACTATACATGTGGGATATGGATGAGACTCTTATATTGCTAAAGTCTTTGCTGCACGGGACGTATGCAAAGGCTTTGAATGGTACAAAGAACGCCAGAGAGGGTGAAGAAATTGGGAAGATTTGGGAGAACCATATTCTTCAGCTCTGTGACGATTTATTTTTCTATGA GCAGGTTGAGAACTGCAATCAACCTTTTCTTGATTCCTTGAGGCAATATGATGACAGGCAGGACCTTAGCGATTATGATTTTGTCCAAGATGGATTTACTACTCCATCTGATGATCTCGGCAAGAAAAAGCTAGCATATAGGCTTAGAGCCATTGCAAATAAGTATGAACAGGT GGGTTGCGTAAGTTGCTTGACAAAGGAAACAATCAGTCGCTTTGATGACTTATATGATATGACTGATAAATACAAAGATGTAAGGCTTGCATCTG GTCGAGCCTTCTTGGAGCAGTGTTCTGTTGGATTGGACTGCACAAATTCCTCTCTTGGTGGCCTCAGAGATACTATCAATGTGGAAAGTCGCCACATAAATGTTTTGGTTACTTCTGGATCATTAATACCGAGCCTTGCAAAATGCT CTCTTGATGGGTTGATAACTCATGAAAATG TCTACAGCTCGTGGGATGTGGGAAAACCTCAATGTTTCCAATGGATCAAGGAACGCTTTAGCGGTGAAAATGTTCGATTTTGCATAATTGGGGATGGTTGGGAAGAATGTGCAGCAGCAGAAGTAATGCAATGGCCTTTTGTAAAGATTGATCTTCAGCCAGATAGTCCTTACAGGTTTCCAGGCCTCACCCTCAAAACCATAGGCTACTATATTTCTGCTGTTTATGGAAATAATGATGATATTGATGAGTCATGA
- the LOC139881401 gene encoding protein LOL1, whose translation MPVPLAPYPTPPAPYTTPLPPPANGTQSQLVCSGCRNLLLYPVGATSVCCAVCNAVTAVPPPGTEMAQLVCGGCHTLLMYIRGATSVQCSCCHTVNLALEANQVAHVNCGNCRMLLMYQYGARSVKCAVCNFVTSVGVSAGTTEQKFSN comes from the exons ATGCCAGTACCTCTTGCGCCTTATCCAACTCCGCCAGCACCATACAcaacaccactaccaccaccagccAACG GAACACAAAGCCAACTTGTTTGCTCGGGATGTCGAAATCTTTTACTCTATCCAGTCGGGGCAACATCAGTGTGCTGTGCTGTCTGCAATGCAGTCACCGCCGTGCCACCACCTG GAACTGAAATGGCTCAGTTAGTTTGCGGAGGTTGTCACACTTTACTCATGTACATACGAGGAGCAACAAGTGTCCAATGTTCTTGCTGTCACACAGTTAATCTCGCCTTGGAAG CAAATCAAGTGGCGCATGTCAATTGCGGGAATTGCAGGATGCTGTTAATGTATCAATATGGGGCACGATCTGTCAAATGTGCAGTTTGCAATTTTGTCACATCAGTCGGG GTCTCAGCTGGCACTACTGAACAGAAGTTCAGCAACTAA